In Bradyrhizobium manausense, the sequence CTGCGGCCCTTGCGCGGCGGCGCGGTCGAGCATCGAGGGAGTCTCTACGGTGCCGGGGCAGATCGAGTTGCAGCGGATGCCCTTGGTGATGAAGTCGAGCGCGACGGCACGGGTCAGCAGCGATACCGCAGCCTTCGACGAGCTGTAGACGTAACGGTTGGCCGGCGGCCGCAGCGCCGCGCAGGACGAGATGTTGACGATGCTGCCGCCGCCGCCTGCGAGCATATCGGGCAGGAACGCCCTGATGGTCCGGTGCATCGACTTGACGTTGAGGTCGAACGAGAAATCGAAATCCTCTTCCGAGCACTCCAGGATGGTGCCGTGGTGCACAAAGCCGGCTGCGTTGAGCAGGATGTCGATCTTGCCGATGCGCTTGGCGAAGGCGTTGACGTCGGCGGTGTTGCGGACGTCGAGCTTTGCGACCTCGGCGATGCCCTTCTTGGTCAGATCAGCGATGCCGGCCTCGTTGATGTCGGTCGCGATGACGGTCGCGCCTTCACGCGCGAATGCGAGGGCGCATGCGCGCCCGATGCCTGCCGCTGCAGCCGTGATGACGGCGCGCTTGCCCTTGAGGCGGTCTGCCATTTTCTGTTCTCCCTTTGAATTGGTCATTCCGGGGCGCGCCTCTTGGCGCGAGCCCGGAATCCATTGTGCAGCGACGTGTTTGGATGAAT encodes:
- a CDS encoding SDR family oxidoreductase; translated protein: MADRLKGKRAVITAAAAGIGRACALAFAREGATVIATDINEAGIADLTKKGIAEVAKLDVRNTADVNAFAKRIGKIDILLNAAGFVHHGTILECSEEDFDFSFDLNVKSMHRTIRAFLPDMLAGGGGSIVNISSCAALRPPANRYVYSSSKAAVSLLTRAVALDFITKGIRCNSICPGTVETPSMLDRAAAQGPQGKEMFISRQKMGRLGTADEIANMAIYLGSDESAFTTGVDLVVDGGYML